CGAGCGGGCCGCGTAGTCGAAGGACCGCAGCATGCCCGCGACATCCCGCACCGGGGGTGCGGGCATGCGGCGCTCGGGCAGCGGGCGGGCCGGTTCGCCCTCGAAGTCGATCAGCGACCAGAAGCCGTCGGCGGAGCGCAGCGTCTGCCCGAGGTGGAGATCGCCGTGCACCCGTTGCTGGGCCCAGCCGCTGCCCCGGACCCCGAGATCCGTCACCGCGTCGAACGCGGCGCGCAGCCCGGGGACGTACGGCACGAGCGCCGGGACCGCCTGGGCGGCCGCCTCCAGCCGCTGGGTCATCCGGGCGACGAGCTGCCGGGTCTGGGTGCCGCGCAGCGCCGGGGTCGGCAGTGCGGCGGCGAGCGCGGTGTGCACCTCGGCGGTGGCCCGGCCCAGCGCCCGTGCCTCGGGCAGGAAGTCGCGGCCCGCGGCGAGCGCGGCCAGCGCGAGCTGCCAGCCGTCGCGGGCCCCCTGCAGGAAGGGCTGGAGGACGCCGAGGGTGAGCGGTTCGGCGCCGGGGACCTCGAACCAGGCGACCGGGGCGGGCACCCGTTCGCACCCCTCGCCGGTGAGGGCGAGAGGCAGCTCCAGGTCCGGGTTGGTGCCCGGGAAGACCCGCCGGAAGATCTTGAGGATGAACGCGTCCCCGTAGACCAGCGAGGAGTTGGACTGCTCGGCGTCCAGCACCCGGGGCGCGAGGCCGGACGGGATCTCGGCGGTCCGCTCGAAGAGCAGCGAGCCGAGGCTGCCGGGGCGGCGGAACCGTTCCAGCAGTACATCGGCCAGCCGGGGGTCGTGCAGCGCGTCGTACACGGTCCGCCCGGCGAGCGGCCCCCGCTCCACGCGGCCGACCAGCGCTCCGGCGAGCAGTGGCGGCAGGGACGTCCGTACGCCCAGGAGCAGCTGGTAGCAGTCGTCGGCCGGCCGGACCGACCGGGAGGGCTGTTCGACCCGCAGCAGCAGATGCAGGAGCCCGGGGCCCGCCGTGCCGTCCAGCGGCACCATCTCGGTGGCCGAGACCAGCCGGAAGCCGGTGACCGGTCGGCCCTTGCCGGCGAACCAGCGCTGCCGGGGCAGCCATTCATGGAGCAGTGGAGCGAGGGACGGGAGCAGGGCCCCGTCCGTCGTACTGCCGGTAGTTGCGCTGTTCCTCGTGCTCTTCGCCAGGGCGACGTGAGTGGATGCAGCCTCCGACATGGCATCGCGTCCTTTCCCCGGGCACACAGGATGCGAAGAGTGTCCCGGATTGCGGCAACGGCTGTCCGGCTGTGCGGGACGTGTCGGGAGAGGAAGGTGCTTACGGACTCGAACGGCGGAACCGCGAAGGCCCGAGGCGTGGGTCCGAAGAGGCCCAGGGCCTTCGTTTCGCTCAGAGTGCCCCGTGCGGGGCGGTGGAAACCGCCCCGCACGCAACAGTCGCCTTCTCAGGCCGGCGGCGCGTCCTTGCGCAGCCGGAACCAGTAGAAGCCGTGTCCGGCAAGGGTCAGCAGGTAGGGCCACTGACCGATGGCCGGGAAGCGTACCCCGCCGATCAATTCCACCGGATGACGTCCGCTGAACGATCGGAGGTCCAGTTCCGTCGGCTGCGCGAACCGCGAGAAGTTGTGCACGCACAGGACGAGGTCGTCCTTGTACTCGCGGGTGAACGCCAGCACCGCCGGGTTGGAGGACGGGAGTTCGGTGTACTCGCCGAGACCGAAGGCCGGATTCTGCTTCCGGATCTCGATCATCCGGCGGGTCCAGTGCAGCAGCGAGGACGGCGAGGCCATCGAGGCCTCGACGTTGGTGACCTGGTAGCCGTAGACCGGGTCCATGATCGTGGGGAGGTAGAGCCGCCCCGGGTCGCTGGAGGAGAACCCGGCGTTGCGGTCGGGCGTCCACTGCATCGGGGTGCGCACCGCGTCCCGGTCGCCCAGCCAGATGTTGTCGCCCATCCCGATCTCGTCCCCGTAGTAGAGGATCGGGGAGCCCGGCAGCGACAGCAGCAGCGCGGTGAACAGCTCGATCTGGTTGCGGTCGTTGTCCAGCAGCGGGGCGAGCCGCCTGCGGATGCCGATGTTGGCGCGCATCCGCGGGTCCTTGGCGTACTCCGCGTACATGTAGTCGCGCTCTTCGTCCGTGACCATTTCGAGCGTGAGCTCGTCGTGGTTGCGCAGGAAGATGCCCCACTGGCAGTTCTTCGGGATCTCCGGGGTCTTGGCCAGGATTTCGGAGACCGGGTAGCGGCTCTCCCGGCGCACCGCCATGAAGATCCGCGGCATCACGGGGAAGTGGAACGCCATATGGCATTCGTCGCCGCCCGCCTCGTAGTCGCCGAAGTAGTCGACGACGTCCTCCGGCCACTGGTTGGCCTCGGCGAGGAGCACGGTGTCCGGGTAGTTGGCGTCGATCTCCTTGCGGACCCGCTTGAGGAAGTGGTGGGTCTCGGGGAGGTTCTCGCAGTTGGTGCCCTCGCGCTGGTAGAGGTAGGGCACCGCGTCGACCCGGAAGCCGTCGATGCCCAGGTCCAGCCAGAACCGCAGGGCCGCCAGGATCTCCTCCTGGACCGCCGGGTTCTCGTAGTTGAGGTCCGGCTGGTGCGAGAAGAAGCGGTGCCAGTAGTACTGCTTGCGCACCGGGTCGAAGGTCCAGTTCGACGTCTCGGTGTCGACGAAGATGATCCGGGCGTCCTGGAACTGCTTGTCGTCGTCCGCCCAGACGTAGTAGTCGCCGTACGGTCCGTCGGGGTCGGTGCGGGACTGCTGGAACCACTCGTGCTGATCGCTCGTGTGGTTCATGACGAAGTCGATGATGACGCGCATGCCGCGCTGGTGCGCGGCGTCCACGAACTCCACGAAGTCGGCGAGATCGCCGAACTCCGGGAGCACGGCGGTGTAGTCGGAGACGTCGTAGCCCCCGTCGCGCAGCGGCGACTTGAAGAACGGCGGCAGCCAGAGGCAGTCGACACCGAGCCACTGGAGATAGTCCAGCTTTGCGGTGATGCCCTTGAGGTCGCCGATTCCGTCGCCGTTGGAGTCCTGGAAGGACCGGACGAGCACCTCGTAGAAGACGGCTCGTTTGAACCAGTCGGGATCGCGATCCTTGGCGGGGGTGTCCTCGAACGTGTCGGGGACAGGCTCATTGACGATCATGGTGTGGGTGACCCTCCGGTCGGCGGGGACGGTCGCAGGACGGCGATGTGCGCGGGCGTGATGCCCGGCTCTAGGCGCACATAGAAGGCCCTGCCCCAGTGGTAGGTGTCGCCGGTGAGCTCGTCGCGCACCGGTACGCGCTCGTGCCAGGAGAGGCCGAGCCGCTCCATGTCCAACGAGACCGTGGCCTCCTGGGTGTGGTGCGGGTCGAGGTTCACGACCACCAGAACGGTGTTCGCTCCGGAGCGCTTGCTGTAGGCGATCAGCGCTTCGTTGTCGGTGTGGTGGAAGTGGACGTCGCGCAGCTGCCGCAGAGCGGGGTTACGCCGGCGGATCCGGTTCAGCGAGGTGATCAGAGGGGTGAGCGTGCGGCCCTCGCGCTCCGCCGACTCCCAGTCCCTCGGGCGCAGTTCGTACTTCTCCGAGTGCAGGTACTCCTCGCTCCCCGGCTTGACCGGGGTGTTCTCGCACAGCTCGAATCCCGCGTACACGCCCCAGGAAGGGGCCAGCGTCGCGGCCAGCACCGCCCGCGCCTCGAAGGCCGGGCGGCCGCCTTCCTGGAGGTAGCCGGGAAGGATGTCGGGGGTGTTCACGAAGAAGTTGGGCCGCATGTAGGAGGCGGCCTCACCGGCCAGCTCCGTGACGTACTCGGTCAGTTCGTGCTTGGTGTTGCGCCAGGTGAAGTACGTGTACGACTGCTGGAAGCCGACCGCGCCGAGGGTGTGCATCATCGCCGGGCGGGTGAACGCCTCCGCCAGGAAGATGACGTCGGGGTCGGTGCCGTTGATCTCCGCGATGACCTTCTCCCAGAAGACCACCGGCTTGGTGTGCGGGTTGTCGACCCGGAAGATACGCACCCCGTGGTCCATCCAGAAGCGCAGAATGCGTACGGTCTCCGCCACCAGGCCGCGCATGTCCTTGTCGAAGGCGATCGGGTAGATGTCCTGGTACTTCTTCGGCGGGTTCTCGGCGTACGCGATCGAACCGTCGGCGCGGTGGTGGAACCAGTCCGGGTGCTCCTTGACCCACGGGTGGTCCGGCGAGCACTGGAGCGCGAAGTCCAGGGCGATCTCCATCCGCAGATTGCGGGCGGTCGCCACGAAGTGGTCGAAGTCCTCCAGCGTGCCCAGCTCCGGGTGGACCGCGTCGTGCCCGCCGTCCGGCGAACCGATCGCCCAAGGCACGCCCGGGTCGTGCTCCCCGGGCGTCAGCGTGTTGTCCGGGCCCTTGCGGTGGGTCGTCCCGATCGGGTGGATCGGCGGCAGGTACACCACGTCGAACCCCATCGCGGCGACCGCGGGCAGCCGCTCGGCGGCCGTCCGGAAGGTCCCGCTGACCAGCCGGGTCGGCGCCTGCGGCGAGGTGTCCGCCGGGTCCACCGGCACTCGCTTCGCCCCCTCGGAGCGGGGGAACAGCTCGTACCAGGACCCGAACAGAGCCCGCTCGCGCTCCACCCGGACCGCCAGCGGCTTGGAGCGGGTGACCAGTTCGCGCAGCGGATAGCGGGCGAGCACCGCGTCGGCTGCCGGCGTCAGCGCGGCGGCCAGCCGGGCGGCCGCCGGGTGGGCGGTGTCGCGCAGCGCGTCCACCGCGGCCAGCACCGCCTCGCGGCCGTGCTTCTTCGGCACGCCCGCGGCGGCCCGCTCCAGGAGCGCCGCGCCCTCGGCCAGCACCAGGTCCGTGTCGATGCCCGCCGGGATCTTGATCGCGGCGTGGTGCCGCCAGGTGGTGACCGGATCGCTCCAGGCCTCCACCGTGTACGTCCAGCGGCCCTCGGCGTCCGGGGTGATGTCCGCACCCCACCGGTCCGTGCCCTGCGCCAGCTCGCGCATCGGGGTCCACGGGCCGGTGCGCCCGCTCGGATCGCGCAGCACGACATTGGCGGCCACCGCGTCATGGCCTTCACGGAAGACGGTGGCGGTGACCTGGAAGGTCTCACCGACGACGGCCTTCGCCGCCCGTCTGCCGCAGTCGACGAGAGGACGGACGTCCAGGACGGGAATACGACCGATCATGGAATCACCTGAGGGCTGGAGGAGCTCGGCGTGCACGGAGGACGGCACGGGCGCGGAGGACCGACCGCGTGTGCCGCGAAGACGGGAATCTGTCCTTTGTAGCTGCTCAGCTGTCTGCTGACGGGCTGTGGGCATGGCCGCTCCTGTCCGCGTTCACTCGAATGGCACTCGAATGGGTGGGTCGCGGGGGTTTCGTGCATGTTTCGGGATGCACGGGAGAACGTGTGCGGGCCGGGTCGTGTCGTGTACCGGGGAAGCCTTCCCCGCCTCGGAGGGTGGGAAATCCGGCGCCGTGTTAACTACTCGGTCGTAACGGGCCCCTCGGGCTCCGCCGCACGCGGCGCGTACGCCCCGCCGGGCGCAGGAGACCCGAAGCGCCCCCACGGGTTCCGGATACCCGTTCTGCGGCGCCACACGGCAGCCTTCCCTGTGACAGAGAGGTCCACAAGGCTGAGTACGGGAGGGAAATCGGCCAAACCCCCAGGTGGGAGGAGTGACGGGGGATCACGGGCGGGGGGCGTGGGGCGTCTGGGGGAGGCGCGCGGCGTGCGGGCCCCGGGCCGGGCGCGCCCTCCGCGCGCCGTGGCAGCCCGCCACGGACGGCCGCTACCGTCAGGGGTGACGGAAGGGACGCACACCGTGGTGCGTCCGCTCGGATGCGCAAGTCCCCTGTAAAGGTGGAGCAGTGAAGGCCATTCGTCGATTCACCGTGCGTCCTGTCCTCCCCGAACCCCTTCGACCCCTGCACGACCTCGCGCGCAATCTGCGCTGGTCGTGGCAGACCGAGACCCGCGAGCTCTTCCGGGCCGCCGACCCCGAGGGCTGGCGGCCCGCGGACGCCGACCCCGTACGCCTGCTCGGCTCGCTGTCCGCCGGGCGGCTGGCCGAACTGGCCGGGGACGCGGAGTACCTCGGCCGCCTCGCCGCGGCCTCCGCCGATCTGGCGGAATATCTGGACGGCCCGCGCTGGTATCAGGAACAGCGGGCCGCCGGAGCCGAACTCCCCTCCGCCATCGCCTACTTCTCACCCGAATTCGGTGTCACCGCCGCCCTGCCCCAGTACAGCGGCGGCCTCGGCATCCTGGCCGGCGACCACCTCAAGGCCGCCAGCGACCTCGGCGTCCCGCTCATCGGCGTCGGGCTGCTCTACCGGCACGGCTACTTCCGCCAGACCCTCTCGCGCGAGGGCTGGCAGCAGGAGCACTATCCCGTCCTCGACCCCAACGAACTCCCGCTCGACCTGGTCCGCGAGGACGACGGCACCCCCGCCCGGGTCGTCCTCGCGCTGCCCGGCGGACGCTCGCTGCACGCGTGCATCTGGCTGGCCCGGGTCGGCCGCGTGCCGCTGCTCCTCCTCGACTCCGACGTCGAGGAGAACGCCCCCGGCGAACGCGACGTCACCGACCGGCTCTACGGCGGCGGCAGCGACCACCGCCTCCTCCAGGAGATGCTGCTCGGCATCGGCGGCGTGCGCGCCGTGCGCACCTGGTGCCGGCTGACCGGCACCCCGGAGCCGGAGGTGTTCCACACCAACGAGGGCCACGCCGGCTTCCTCGGCCTGGAGCGCATCCGCGAACTCATCCCCACCGGACTCGACTTCGACGCCGCCCTCGAAGTGGTCCGCGCCGGGACCGTCTTCACCACCCACACCCCGGTGCCCGCCGGCATAGACCGTTTCGACCGGGGTCTCGTCGCCCGCCACTTCGGCGACGAGGGCGAACTGCCCGGCGTACCCGTCGAGAAGATCCTGCCGCTCGGGACCGAGACCTACCCCGGCGGCGAGCCGGAGCTGTTCAACATGGCGGTGATGGGCCTGCGGCTCGCCCAGCGCGCCAACGGCGTCTCCACCCTCCACGGGGCGGTCAGCCGGGAGATGTTCTCCGGGCTCTGGCCGGGCTTCGACCCCGCCGAGGTGCCGATCACCTCCGTCACCAACGGGGTCCACGCCCCGACCTGGGTCGCCCCCGAGGTGTTCCGGCTCGGGGCGGGCCAGGTCGGCGAGGGCCGCGCCCACCAGGTGCTGGCCGGCGACGCGGTGGCCGACGAGGCATCCGCGCGGACGGGCACGCCCCGCCGCTGGGACGCGGTGTCCGGCATCGGCGACCAGGAGATCTGGGACCTCCGCCGGGACCTGCGCGGACAGCTCGTCACCGAGGTCCGCCGCCGCCTCTACGCCTCCTGGCGCAGGCGCGGCGCGGGCACCGCCGAGCTGGGCTGGATCGACGGCGTCCTCGACCCGGACATCCTGACCATCGGCTTCGCCCGCCGCGTCCCCTCGTACAAGCGGCTGACCCTGATGCTGCGCGACCGCGACCGGCTGCGCGAGCTGCTGCTCCACCCGACGCACCCGATCCAGAT
This sequence is a window from Streptomyces parvus. Protein-coding genes within it:
- a CDS encoding alpha-1,4-glucan--maltose-1-phosphate maltosyltransferase, whose protein sequence is MIGRIPVLDVRPLVDCGRRAAKAVVGETFQVTATVFREGHDAVAANVVLRDPSGRTGPWTPMRELAQGTDRWGADITPDAEGRWTYTVEAWSDPVTTWRHHAAIKIPAGIDTDLVLAEGAALLERAAAGVPKKHGREAVLAAVDALRDTAHPAAARLAAALTPAADAVLARYPLRELVTRSKPLAVRVERERALFGSWYELFPRSEGAKRVPVDPADTSPQAPTRLVSGTFRTAAERLPAVAAMGFDVVYLPPIHPIGTTHRKGPDNTLTPGEHDPGVPWAIGSPDGGHDAVHPELGTLEDFDHFVATARNLRMEIALDFALQCSPDHPWVKEHPDWFHHRADGSIAYAENPPKKYQDIYPIAFDKDMRGLVAETVRILRFWMDHGVRIFRVDNPHTKPVVFWEKVIAEINGTDPDVIFLAEAFTRPAMMHTLGAVGFQQSYTYFTWRNTKHELTEYVTELAGEAASYMRPNFFVNTPDILPGYLQEGGRPAFEARAVLAATLAPSWGVYAGFELCENTPVKPGSEEYLHSEKYELRPRDWESAEREGRTLTPLITSLNRIRRRNPALRQLRDVHFHHTDNEALIAYSKRSGANTVLVVVNLDPHHTQEATVSLDMERLGLSWHERVPVRDELTGDTYHWGRAFYVRLEPGITPAHIAVLRPSPPTGGSPTP
- the treS gene encoding maltose alpha-D-glucosyltransferase translates to MIVNEPVPDTFEDTPAKDRDPDWFKRAVFYEVLVRSFQDSNGDGIGDLKGITAKLDYLQWLGVDCLWLPPFFKSPLRDGGYDVSDYTAVLPEFGDLADFVEFVDAAHQRGMRVIIDFVMNHTSDQHEWFQQSRTDPDGPYGDYYVWADDDKQFQDARIIFVDTETSNWTFDPVRKQYYWHRFFSHQPDLNYENPAVQEEILAALRFWLDLGIDGFRVDAVPYLYQREGTNCENLPETHHFLKRVRKEIDANYPDTVLLAEANQWPEDVVDYFGDYEAGGDECHMAFHFPVMPRIFMAVRRESRYPVSEILAKTPEIPKNCQWGIFLRNHDELTLEMVTDEERDYMYAEYAKDPRMRANIGIRRRLAPLLDNDRNQIELFTALLLSLPGSPILYYGDEIGMGDNIWLGDRDAVRTPMQWTPDRNAGFSSSDPGRLYLPTIMDPVYGYQVTNVEASMASPSSLLHWTRRMIEIRKQNPAFGLGEYTELPSSNPAVLAFTREYKDDLVLCVHNFSRFAQPTELDLRSFSGRHPVELIGGVRFPAIGQWPYLLTLAGHGFYWFRLRKDAPPA
- the glgP gene encoding alpha-glucan family phosphorylase: MKAIRRFTVRPVLPEPLRPLHDLARNLRWSWQTETRELFRAADPEGWRPADADPVRLLGSLSAGRLAELAGDAEYLGRLAAASADLAEYLDGPRWYQEQRAAGAELPSAIAYFSPEFGVTAALPQYSGGLGILAGDHLKAASDLGVPLIGVGLLYRHGYFRQTLSREGWQQEHYPVLDPNELPLDLVREDDGTPARVVLALPGGRSLHACIWLARVGRVPLLLLDSDVEENAPGERDVTDRLYGGGSDHRLLQEMLLGIGGVRAVRTWCRLTGTPEPEVFHTNEGHAGFLGLERIRELIPTGLDFDAALEVVRAGTVFTTHTPVPAGIDRFDRGLVARHFGDEGELPGVPVEKILPLGTETYPGGEPELFNMAVMGLRLAQRANGVSTLHGAVSREMFSGLWPGFDPAEVPITSVTNGVHAPTWVAPEVFRLGAGQVGEGRAHQVLAGDAVADEASARTGTPRRWDAVSGIGDQEIWDLRRDLRGQLVTEVRRRLYASWRRRGAGTAELGWIDGVLDPDILTIGFARRVPSYKRLTLMLRDRDRLRELLLHPTHPIQIVVAGKAHPADDGGKRLVQELVRFADDPRVRHRIVFLPDYGMGMAQKLYPGCDVWLNNPLRPLEACGTSGMKAALNGCLNLSVRDGWWDEWFDPDFGWEIPTADGSAVDEDRRDELESNALYALIEDRVAPRFYDRGAGGLPDRWIEMVRSTLVNLGPKVLAGRMVREYVERLYAPAAQARRALEPAVARDLAGWKARVRAAWRGVSVDHVETVTGGAAGGSAELGATLALRVRVTLGGLEPDDVEVQVVAGRVDSGDAIADAQTFPLKPAGGQDLEDRWLYEGPLTPDRTGPYGYTVRVLPAHRLLATSAELGLVALPTEATGEGGGVLMR
- a CDS encoding maltokinase N-terminal cap-like domain-containing protein yields the protein MSEAASTHVALAKSTRNSATTGSTTDGALLPSLAPLLHEWLPRQRWFAGKGRPVTGFRLVSATEMVPLDGTAGPGLLHLLLRVEQPSRSVRPADDCYQLLLGVRTSLPPLLAGALVGRVERGPLAGRTVYDALHDPRLADVLLERFRRPGSLGSLLFERTAEIPSGLAPRVLDAEQSNSSLVYGDAFILKIFRRVFPGTNPDLELPLALTGEGCERVPAPVAWFEVPGAEPLTLGVLQPFLQGARDGWQLALAALAAGRDFLPEARALGRATAEVHTALAAALPTPALRGTQTRQLVARMTQRLEAAAQAVPALVPYVPGLRAAFDAVTDLGVRGSGWAQQRVHGDLHLGQTLRSADGFWSLIDFEGEPARPLPERRMPAPPVRDVAGMLRSFDYAARSHRPWNPEWAARCRAAYCEGYAQASGSDPRGEPELLRAHETDKAVYEVVYEARHRPDWLPVPMAAIQRLARSAAA